The following coding sequences are from one Streptomyces sp. NBC_01485 window:
- a CDS encoding MarR family winged helix-turn-helix transcriptional regulator, which yields MARRPLELLRLLTRAERLAVRRLQSVLDEFDCSVEAWRVLDLLSDGQGHHMTAVADHAFLPAPSATKLIDQLVDQNLVFRRVDPADRRRVLACLTPRGMHRRQRLLREVRADWAELEPLLLEEDEGEERGGRPAGLLERLDRLAGVLEDGGGVTARGDVTTTRAERAVERGR from the coding sequence ATGGCGAGGCGGCCCCTGGAACTGCTCCGTCTGCTGACCCGGGCCGAGCGCCTCGCCGTCCGCCGACTCCAGTCCGTGCTGGACGAGTTCGACTGCTCGGTGGAGGCGTGGCGGGTCCTGGACCTGCTGTCGGACGGGCAGGGTCACCACATGACGGCCGTCGCCGACCACGCCTTCCTGCCTGCCCCGAGCGCCACCAAGCTGATCGACCAACTCGTCGACCAGAACCTGGTGTTCCGCCGCGTCGACCCCGCGGACCGGCGCCGCGTCCTGGCCTGCCTCACCCCTCGGGGCATGCATCGTCGGCAGCGACTGCTCCGCGAAGTACGGGCCGACTGGGCCGAGTTGGAGCCGCTGCTCCTGGAAGAGGACGAGGGCGAGGAGCGGGGCGGACGGCCGGCGGGCCTGCTGGAGCGGCTGGACCGGCTGGCCGGGGTGCTGGAGGACGGAGGGGGCGTCACGGCACGAGGAGACGTCACAACAACGCGTGCGGAGCGCGCAGTTGAGCGAGGACGTTGA
- a CDS encoding ABC transporter substrate-binding protein, producing MQRPVPPSTPEWFTVDDSTLNVALVYPMQGPAGVFGPTCETCARLAAEEVNKAGGVLGKELRLLEVDGGAEPRQVAEDVEALVATGVVQGVTGWHISSVRQAMAPRIAHRVPYVYTALYEGGERTDGVYLTSETPASQLLPAIIAHERLSIANMVRAPKPKPDTENPGAFLPNGAAAKAGLNKSIHDAGWGVFLGILAHKAESAGRKLIPVDPRNTSRTCPACGHVSGENRTTQEKFECTQCGHTANADQVGALNVAVRAGLVLPDVA from the coding sequence ATGCAGCGGCCCGTCCCCCCGAGCACGCCCGAATGGTTCACGGTCGACGACTCGACGCTGAACGTCGCGCTCGTGTACCCGATGCAGGGGCCCGCCGGGGTGTTCGGCCCCACCTGCGAGACCTGCGCCCGGCTGGCCGCCGAGGAGGTCAACAAGGCGGGCGGCGTGCTGGGCAAGGAGCTGCGGCTCCTGGAGGTCGACGGGGGCGCCGAACCGCGGCAGGTCGCGGAGGACGTGGAGGCCCTGGTGGCCACGGGCGTCGTACAGGGGGTCACGGGCTGGCACATCTCCTCGGTGCGGCAGGCGATGGCCCCGCGCATCGCCCACCGGGTGCCGTACGTCTACACCGCGCTCTACGAGGGCGGCGAGCGCACCGACGGCGTCTACCTCACCAGCGAGACCCCCGCCTCGCAACTGCTGCCCGCCATCATCGCGCACGAGCGCCTGAGCATCGCGAACATGGTCCGCGCCCCCAAACCCAAACCCGACACCGAGAATCCCGGCGCGTTCCTCCCGAATGGAGCCGCCGCGAAGGCCGGCCTGAATAAGAGCATCCACGACGCGGGTTGGGGGGTGTTCCTGGGCATCCTCGCGCACAAGGCTGAAAGCGCCGGTCGCAAGCTGATCCCGGTGGACCCCCGCAACACCTCCCGCACCTGCCCCGCCTGCGGGCACGTGTCCGGCGAGAACCGCACCACACAAGAGAAGTTCGAGTGCACCCAGTGCGGTCACACCGCCAACGCCGATCAGGTCGGCGCACTCAACGTCGCTGTCAGGGCCGGGCTGGTCCTTCCCGACGTGGCCTAG
- the urtA gene encoding urea ABC transporter substrate-binding protein gives MSGLSISRRGLLAGISAVGASAALSACGAKTGDSASTDGAGASADTSGSTVKVGLLNSLSGTMAISEVTVHNALLLAIKEINAAGGVLGKKLKAVSQDGASDWPTFAEKAEALIKDDKVAATFGCWTSASRKAVKPVFERYKSPLFYPVQYEGLEESPYIFYIGATTNQQIVPALDYLKKQGLTKLYLVGSDYVFPRTANKIIKAYAKAKGMTVVGEDYAPLGSTEFGTIVNKVKDSGADAVFNTLNGDSNVAFFKEYKSSGLTAKSMPVLSVSIAEEEVKSIGTQYLQDQLTAWNYYETTPGAANTKFVAAYQAEYGKDKPTSDPMEAAYISVHLWKAMVEKAGSFDVAKIKAASDGITFDAPEGKVTVDGASQHVYKTARIGKVGADGLITEVWNSGSPIKPDPYLKGYDWAAGLS, from the coding sequence ATGTCCGGGCTCAGCATCAGCAGACGAGGCCTGTTGGCCGGCATCTCGGCCGTCGGCGCCTCCGCCGCGCTCAGCGCCTGTGGCGCCAAGACCGGTGACAGCGCCTCGACGGACGGGGCCGGAGCCTCCGCCGACACCTCCGGCAGCACGGTCAAGGTGGGTCTGCTGAACTCTCTGTCGGGCACCATGGCCATCAGCGAAGTCACCGTCCACAACGCCCTGTTGCTCGCCATCAAGGAGATCAACGCGGCCGGCGGTGTGCTCGGCAAGAAGCTCAAGGCCGTCAGCCAGGACGGCGCCTCCGACTGGCCCACCTTCGCCGAGAAGGCCGAGGCGCTCATCAAGGACGACAAGGTCGCGGCCACCTTCGGCTGCTGGACCTCGGCCAGCCGCAAGGCCGTCAAGCCGGTCTTCGAGCGGTACAAGTCGCCGCTGTTCTACCCCGTGCAGTACGAGGGCCTGGAGGAGTCGCCGTACATCTTCTACATCGGCGCGACCACCAACCAGCAGATCGTCCCGGCCCTCGACTATCTCAAGAAGCAGGGGCTGACCAAGCTCTATCTGGTCGGCAGCGACTACGTCTTCCCGCGCACCGCCAACAAAATCATCAAGGCGTACGCGAAGGCCAAGGGCATGACGGTGGTCGGCGAGGACTACGCGCCGCTCGGCTCCACGGAGTTCGGCACCATCGTCAACAAGGTCAAGGACTCCGGCGCGGACGCCGTGTTCAACACCCTCAACGGCGACAGCAACGTGGCCTTCTTCAAGGAGTACAAGTCCTCCGGGCTCACCGCCAAGAGCATGCCGGTGCTGTCGGTCTCCATCGCCGAGGAGGAGGTGAAGAGCATCGGCACCCAGTACCTCCAGGACCAGTTGACCGCCTGGAACTACTACGAGACCACGCCCGGCGCGGCCAACACCAAGTTCGTGGCGGCCTACCAGGCCGAGTACGGCAAGGACAAGCCGACGAGCGACCCGATGGAGGCCGCCTACATCTCCGTCCACCTCTGGAAGGCGATGGTTGAGAAGGCGGGTTCGTTCGACGTCGCCAAGATCAAGGCGGCCTCGGACGGCATAACCTTCGACGCCCCCGAGGGCAAGGTCACCGTCGACGGCGCGAGCCAGCACGTCTACAAGACGGCCCGGATCGGCAAGGTCGGTGCGGACGGTCTGATCACCGAGGTCTGGAACTCGGGCAGCCCGATCAAGCCGGACCCGTACCTCAAGGGCTACGACTGGGCCGCCGGCCTGTCCTGA
- the pgm gene encoding phosphoglucomutase (alpha-D-glucose-1,6-bisphosphate-dependent) translates to MQHERAGQAAGPEDLVDVARLVTAYYALHPDPADPGQRVAFGTSGHRGSSLNTAFNEDHIAATSQAICEYRAAQGTDGPLFLGADSHALSEPAQVTALEVFAANGVTVLVDSADGYTPTPAVSHAILTHNRGRTAALADGVVVTPSHNPPADGGFKYNPPSGGPAGSDATSWIQDRANEIIAAGMKDVRRVPYTQALAAPTTGRYDFLGTYVADLPSVLDLDAIRAAGVRIGADPLGGASVAYWGRIAEQHRLDLTVVNPLTDPTWRFMTLDWDGKIRMDCSSPYAMASLIGQRDRFDIATGNDADADRHGIVTPDAGLMNPNHYLAAAIAYLYAHREQWPAAAGIGKTLVSSSMIDRVAADLGRRLVEVPVGFKWFVDGLVDGSLGFGGEESAGASFLRRDGSVWTTDKDGIILALLASEITAVTGKTPSQHYTALTERFGAPAYARIDAPASRAEKALLAKLSPAQVTADTLAGEAVTGVLTEAPGNGAAIGGIKVTTANAWFAARPSGTEDVYKIYAESFLGPDHLGRVQEEAKDVVDAALGD, encoded by the coding sequence ATGCAGCACGAGCGAGCGGGCCAGGCGGCCGGCCCCGAGGATCTCGTCGACGTCGCCCGGCTGGTCACCGCGTACTACGCGCTGCACCCCGACCCGGCCGACCCGGGACAGCGCGTGGCGTTCGGCACCTCGGGACACCGGGGCTCGTCGCTGAACACGGCGTTCAACGAGGACCACATCGCCGCGACCAGCCAGGCCATCTGCGAGTACCGCGCGGCCCAGGGCACCGACGGCCCCCTCTTCCTCGGCGCCGACAGCCACGCCCTGTCCGAGCCCGCCCAGGTCACCGCTCTGGAGGTGTTCGCCGCCAACGGCGTGACGGTCCTCGTCGACAGCGCCGACGGCTACACGCCCACGCCCGCCGTCTCGCACGCGATCCTCACCCACAACCGGGGCCGCACCGCCGCCCTCGCCGACGGAGTGGTGGTCACCCCGTCGCACAACCCGCCCGCCGACGGCGGCTTCAAGTACAACCCGCCGAGCGGCGGCCCCGCCGGCTCCGACGCCACGTCCTGGATCCAGGACCGCGCCAACGAGATCATCGCGGCCGGAATGAAGGACGTCCGGCGCGTCCCCTACACCCAGGCCCTCGCCGCGCCCACGACCGGCCGCTACGACTTCCTCGGCACGTACGTCGCCGACCTCCCGAGCGTCCTCGACCTGGACGCGATCCGCGCCGCCGGCGTCCGTATCGGCGCCGACCCGCTGGGCGGGGCGTCGGTCGCCTACTGGGGCCGGATCGCCGAACAGCACCGCCTCGACCTCACGGTGGTCAACCCGCTCACCGACCCCACCTGGCGTTTCATGACGCTCGACTGGGACGGCAAGATCCGCATGGACTGCTCGTCGCCGTACGCGATGGCCTCGCTGATCGGGCAGCGCGACCGGTTCGACATCGCCACCGGCAACGACGCCGACGCCGACCGGCACGGCATCGTCACCCCGGACGCGGGCCTGATGAACCCCAACCACTACCTGGCCGCCGCCATCGCCTACCTCTACGCGCACCGCGAGCAGTGGCCCGCCGCGGCGGGCATCGGCAAGACGCTGGTGTCGTCCTCGATGATCGACCGGGTCGCCGCCGACCTCGGCCGCCGGCTGGTCGAGGTGCCCGTCGGGTTCAAGTGGTTCGTGGACGGGCTGGTCGACGGCTCGCTCGGCTTCGGCGGCGAGGAGTCGGCCGGCGCGTCCTTCCTGCGTCGCGACGGCTCCGTCTGGACCACCGACAAGGACGGCATCATCCTCGCGCTGCTCGCCTCCGAGATCACGGCCGTCACCGGGAAGACCCCGTCGCAGCACTACACCGCCCTGACGGAGCGGTTCGGCGCGCCGGCCTACGCCCGTATCGACGCCCCCGCGAGCCGGGCGGAGAAGGCGCTGCTCGCCAAGCTCTCGCCCGCGCAGGTCACCGCCGACACGCTGGCGGGGGAGGCGGTCACCGGCGTGCTCACCGAGGCCCCGGGCAACGGCGCGGCCATCGGCGGCATCAAGGTGACCACCGCCAACGCCTGGTTCGCGGCCCGCCCGTCGGGCACCGAGGACGTCTACAAGATCTACGCCGAGTCGTTCCTCGGCCCCGACCACCTCGGCCGCGTCCAGGAGGAGGCCAAGGACGTGGTCGACGCGGCACTGGGCGACTGA
- a CDS encoding ABC transporter substrate-binding protein translates to MRRKTGRLLRGMALLSTLALGATACGSSDDSSDTKAVSASDVQAALKKGGSVTVWSWEPTLKTVAADFEKKYPKVKINLVSERSGDKHYTALSNAISAGKGVPDVAQVEYFALGQYSLTKGLTNLAPYGADKLASKYTPGPWNAVSDGDKVYGLPMDSGPMALFYNKKVFDKYKIAVPTTWDEYVDAARKLHKADPKVYIANDAGDAGFTTSMLWQAGSRPYKVDGTKVKIDFADAGAKKYTDTWQKLLDEKLVSPINGWTDDWYKGLGDGTIATLASGAWMPANFASGVPGAKGDWRAAPMPAWTKGDKASAENGGSSLTVPALAENKELAYAFVEYANAGDGVQTRVKQGAFPATTAELKSTEFQNTKFDYFGGQEANKIFAESAANVASDWSYLPFQQYANSIFNDTVGKAYVSGTKLADGLKTWQEASVKYGEEQGFTIEK, encoded by the coding sequence ATGCGCAGAAAGACCGGCCGCCTGCTGCGCGGCATGGCCCTCCTCTCCACGCTCGCCCTGGGCGCCACCGCCTGCGGCAGCTCGGACGACAGCTCCGACACGAAGGCGGTCTCCGCCTCTGACGTCCAGGCTGCCCTGAAGAAGGGCGGCTCGGTCACGGTCTGGTCCTGGGAGCCCACGCTCAAGACGGTCGCCGCCGACTTCGAGAAGAAGTACCCCAAGGTCAAGATCAACCTGGTCAGCGAGCGGTCCGGCGACAAGCACTACACCGCTCTGTCGAACGCCATCTCCGCCGGCAAGGGCGTGCCCGACGTCGCGCAGGTCGAGTACTTCGCGCTGGGCCAGTACTCCCTCACCAAGGGTCTGACGAACCTCGCCCCGTACGGCGCCGACAAGCTGGCGTCCAAGTACACGCCGGGTCCGTGGAACGCCGTGAGCGACGGTGACAAGGTGTACGGCCTGCCGATGGACTCCGGCCCGATGGCGCTGTTCTACAACAAGAAGGTCTTCGACAAGTACAAGATCGCCGTCCCGACCACGTGGGACGAGTACGTCGACGCGGCCCGCAAGCTGCACAAGGCCGACCCGAAGGTCTACATCGCCAACGACGCCGGCGACGCGGGCTTCACCACCAGCATGCTGTGGCAGGCCGGTTCGCGTCCGTACAAGGTCGACGGCACCAAGGTGAAGATCGACTTCGCGGACGCGGGCGCCAAGAAGTACACGGACACCTGGCAGAAGCTGCTCGACGAGAAGCTCGTCTCGCCGATCAACGGCTGGACCGACGACTGGTACAAGGGCCTCGGCGACGGCACCATCGCCACCCTGGCCAGCGGCGCCTGGATGCCCGCCAACTTCGCGTCCGGCGTGCCCGGCGCCAAGGGTGACTGGCGCGCGGCCCCGATGCCGGCCTGGACCAAGGGCGACAAGGCGAGCGCGGAGAACGGCGGCAGCTCGCTGACCGTGCCCGCGCTGGCCGAGAACAAGGAACTCGCCTACGCCTTCGTCGAGTACGCGAACGCCGGTGACGGTGTGCAGACCCGCGTCAAGCAGGGCGCCTTCCCGGCGACCACCGCGGAGCTGAAGTCCACCGAGTTCCAGAACACCAAGTTCGACTACTTCGGTGGCCAGGAGGCCAACAAGATCTTCGCCGAGTCGGCCGCGAACGTCGCCTCGGACTGGTCGTACCTGCCCTTCCAGCAGTACGCCAACTCGATCTTCAACGACACCGTCGGCAAGGCCTACGTCTCGGGCACCAAGCTCGCGGACGGTCTGAAGACCTGGCAGGAGGCCTCGGTCAAGTACGGCGAGGAGCAGGGCTTCACCATCGAGAAGTAG
- a CDS encoding carbohydrate ABC transporter permease, which yields MTTLQPPVAAEPRPAPPPAKRDRRSWTGWGFIGPFVAVFALVFLAPIVYSIYLSLFRDQLIGGNQFVGLDNYSQAIKDDQFWASLGRVSLFLAVQVPIMLGIALLAALALDSGRLYGKSFFRITIFLPYAVPAVVATLMWGFMYGTEYGLVGDINEAFGVTLPNPLSPDLVLASIGNIVTWEFVGYNMLIFYSALRVIPHSLYEAAEIDGAGQVRVITAIKLPAIRGALVIATIFSIIGSFQLFNEPNILRPLARNAITTDFTPNFYTYSLSFNGQQHNYSATVAIIMGLITMVIAYVVQLRGMRKGA from the coding sequence ATGACGACGCTGCAACCGCCGGTGGCCGCCGAGCCGCGGCCGGCACCTCCTCCGGCGAAACGGGATCGCCGCTCCTGGACGGGGTGGGGTTTCATCGGTCCCTTCGTGGCCGTGTTCGCCCTGGTCTTCCTGGCCCCGATCGTGTATTCGATCTACCTGAGCCTCTTCCGCGACCAGCTCATCGGCGGAAACCAGTTCGTCGGCCTGGACAACTACTCCCAGGCGATCAAGGACGACCAGTTCTGGGCTTCCCTCGGCCGGGTGTCGCTGTTCCTCGCGGTCCAGGTGCCGATCATGCTCGGCATCGCCCTGCTGGCGGCCCTCGCGCTGGACAGCGGACGGCTCTACGGCAAGAGCTTCTTCCGCATCACGATCTTCCTGCCGTACGCGGTGCCCGCCGTCGTCGCCACCCTGATGTGGGGCTTCATGTACGGCACGGAGTACGGCCTGGTCGGCGACATCAACGAGGCGTTCGGCGTCACGCTGCCCAACCCGCTCTCGCCCGACCTGGTGCTGGCGTCGATCGGCAACATCGTCACCTGGGAGTTCGTCGGCTACAACATGCTGATCTTCTACTCGGCGCTGCGCGTCATCCCGCACTCGCTGTACGAGGCGGCGGAGATCGACGGCGCCGGACAGGTCCGCGTCATCACCGCGATCAAGCTGCCCGCGATCCGCGGCGCCCTCGTCATCGCGACGATCTTCTCCATCATCGGCAGCTTCCAGCTCTTCAACGAGCCGAACATCCTGCGGCCGTTGGCACGCAACGCCATCACGACCGACTTCACCCCGAACTTCTACACGTACTCGCTGTCCTTCAACGGCCAGCAGCACAACTACTCCGCGACGGTGGCCATCATCATGGGCCTGATCACCATGGTGATCGCCTACGTCGTGCAGCTGCGCGGCATGCGCAAGGGAGCGTGA
- a CDS encoding carbohydrate ABC transporter permease has protein sequence MSTPLTTASPPAPAEPAGPGRSAPRLRTAGRKHSAGRPKRSVLLTVLATLVVVYTVVPLVWLLINATKTQAGLADSNGLWFAHDFALWDNIRDTFTYDDGVFTRWLLNTLMYVVLGAGGATLLAVLGGYALAKFDFPGKKGIFAVVIGAVAVPGTALAVPTFLMFSKMGLTDTPWAVIIPSLVSPFGLYLMWVFATEAIPTELLEAARIDGAGEARTFFTVALPLLSPGIVTVLLFTTVATWNNYFLPLIMLKNSDWYPLTLGLSAWNSQAETIGGDVIFNLVITGSLLTILPLIAAFLLLQKYWQSGLAAGSVKE, from the coding sequence ATGAGCACCCCTCTCACCACCGCCTCCCCGCCCGCACCCGCCGAGCCCGCCGGCCCGGGCAGGTCCGCGCCCCGGCTGCGCACCGCCGGCCGCAAGCACAGCGCCGGGCGTCCCAAGCGCAGCGTGCTGCTGACCGTGCTGGCCACCCTGGTCGTCGTCTACACCGTGGTGCCGCTGGTCTGGCTGCTCATCAACGCCACCAAGACCCAGGCGGGCCTGGCCGATTCGAACGGGCTGTGGTTCGCCCACGACTTCGCCCTGTGGGACAACATCCGTGACACGTTCACCTACGACGACGGCGTGTTCACGCGCTGGCTGCTGAACACCCTGATGTACGTGGTGCTCGGCGCCGGCGGCGCGACCCTCCTCGCGGTGCTGGGCGGTTACGCGCTGGCGAAGTTCGACTTCCCCGGCAAGAAGGGCATCTTCGCCGTCGTCATCGGCGCGGTGGCCGTCCCGGGTACGGCGCTGGCGGTGCCCACCTTCCTGATGTTCAGCAAGATGGGCCTGACCGACACCCCCTGGGCGGTGATCATCCCGTCGCTGGTCTCGCCGTTCGGCCTCTACCTGATGTGGGTCTTCGCCACCGAGGCCATCCCCACCGAACTCCTCGAGGCCGCCCGCATCGACGGGGCCGGCGAGGCGCGGACCTTCTTCACCGTCGCCCTGCCGCTGCTCTCCCCCGGCATCGTGACCGTGCTGCTGTTCACCACGGTCGCCACCTGGAACAACTACTTCCTGCCGCTGATCATGCTCAAGAACTCGGACTGGTACCCCCTGACCCTGGGCCTGAGCGCGTGGAACTCCCAGGCGGAGACCATCGGCGGTGACGTGATCTTCAACCTGGTGATCACCGGTTCGCTGCTCACCATCCTGCCGCTGATCGCCGCGTTCCTGCTGCTCCAGAAGTACTGGCAGTCGGGTCTGGCCGCCGGCAGCGTCAAGGAGTGA
- a CDS encoding LacI family DNA-binding transcriptional regulator, producing the protein MADVARLAGVSSQTVSRVSNGYAGVNEETRRQVLAAMKELGYRPNSAARALKRGEFRTIGVITFTLSTTGNVRTLEAIATSAAAEGYAVTLLPVAVPTTDEVRGAFSRLEELAVDAVIVIMEVHLLDAATVKLPPHVQVVVVDSDAGDHYTVVDTDQAGGTRTAVQHLLDLGHRTVWHLGGPEGSFAAQRRADAWRAALTEAGRTAPPLVRGDWSADSGYRAGLELAAREECTAVFAANDQMALGLLRALHERGRRVPEDVSVIGFDDIPEASSFLPPLTTLHQDFAEVGRLCVQAVLNTMRPDGSEHGTTLVPTRLVVRDSTAPPPVPPAVR; encoded by the coding sequence ATGGCGGACGTCGCACGGCTCGCCGGGGTGTCCTCGCAGACCGTCTCCCGGGTCTCCAACGGTTACGCGGGTGTGAACGAGGAGACCCGGCGGCAGGTGCTCGCGGCCATGAAGGAACTCGGCTACCGGCCCAACAGCGCCGCGCGCGCGCTCAAGCGCGGGGAGTTCCGCACCATCGGCGTCATCACGTTCACGCTGTCCACGACAGGCAACGTGCGCACCCTGGAGGCGATCGCCACGTCGGCGGCCGCCGAGGGGTACGCGGTGACGCTGCTGCCGGTGGCCGTCCCCACCACCGACGAGGTGCGCGGTGCGTTCTCCCGGCTGGAGGAACTGGCCGTCGACGCGGTGATCGTCATCATGGAGGTGCACCTGCTGGACGCGGCGACCGTCAAACTGCCGCCGCACGTCCAGGTCGTGGTCGTGGACTCCGACGCCGGCGACCACTACACGGTCGTCGACACCGACCAGGCCGGCGGCACCCGCACCGCCGTCCAGCATCTCCTCGACCTCGGGCATCGCACCGTCTGGCACCTGGGCGGCCCCGAGGGCTCGTTCGCCGCGCAGCGCCGCGCCGACGCCTGGCGGGCCGCCCTCACCGAGGCGGGCCGCACCGCGCCGCCCCTCGTCAGGGGCGACTGGTCGGCGGACTCCGGCTACCGGGCCGGCCTCGAACTCGCCGCCCGCGAGGAGTGCACGGCCGTCTTCGCCGCCAACGACCAGATGGCCCTGGGCCTGCTGCGCGCCCTGCACGAACGCGGACGCCGGGTGCCGGAGGACGTCAGCGTCATCGGCTTCGACGACATCCCCGAGGCCAGCTCCTTCCTGCCCCCGCTCACCACCCTGCACCAGGACTTCGCCGAGGTCGGCCGCCTCTGCGTCCAGGCGGTGCTGAACACGATGCGCCCGGACGGCTCGGAGCACGGCACGACGCTCGTGCCGACGCGGCTGGTGGTACGGGACAGCACGGCGCCGCCGCCCGTGCCTCCGGCGGTTCGCTAG
- a CDS encoding lysophospholipid acyltransferase family protein, with protein sequence MFSRAVIALTPFFGRLTVTSEIKLRLPAGTIFVANHDSMADPAVVMTALRRFELEPVVMATAGLWRIPLLGRALTREGHIPVHRRTAHAALALDAAAEALAGGRHVLLYGEGGLPRRRDAAPSAPEPFRTGLARLAQATGALVVPVGHAGARRIASGSAAKQLAGTLTAPVRRPHCHVHLGAPLRLPAETESGTRAARLAVTVAWRTAARAVGEHPKERNAPGTAT encoded by the coding sequence GTGTTCAGCCGTGCCGTCATCGCCCTGACGCCGTTCTTCGGGCGGCTCACCGTCACCAGTGAGATCAAGCTGCGTCTGCCCGCGGGGACCATCTTCGTGGCGAACCACGACTCCATGGCCGACCCCGCCGTCGTCATGACCGCGCTGCGGCGGTTCGAACTGGAGCCGGTGGTCATGGCCACCGCGGGGCTGTGGCGCATCCCGCTGCTGGGCAGGGCGCTGACCCGCGAGGGGCACATACCGGTCCACCGCCGGACGGCCCACGCGGCGCTGGCCCTCGACGCCGCCGCCGAGGCGCTGGCCGGCGGCCGGCACGTGCTCCTCTACGGCGAGGGCGGGCTGCCGCGCCGCCGGGACGCGGCGCCCAGCGCGCCGGAGCCGTTCCGCACCGGCCTCGCCCGCCTGGCGCAGGCGACCGGCGCGCTGGTCGTGCCGGTGGGCCACGCGGGCGCCCGGCGGATCGCGTCGGGGTCGGCCGCGAAGCAACTGGCGGGCACGCTGACGGCCCCGGTCCGGCGCCCCCACTGCCACGTCCACCTGGGCGCACCGCTGCGCCTGCCCGCGGAGACGGAGAGCGGCACGAGGGCGGCCCGGCTGGCCGTCACGGTGGCCTGGCGGACAGCGGCCCGCGCAGTGGGCGAACACCCGAAGGAGCGGAACGCTCCCGGCACGGCCACCTGA